The following proteins are encoded in a genomic region of Dyadobacter sp. UC 10:
- a CDS encoding ABC transporter permease — MFKNYLKVAFRNLWKHKIFSFINIMGLTVGMSACFLIFLYVYFELSYDAFNTKADRVYRLVTDIKTPSETLNTGSTSWAFAPNIKIDFPEVEAFTRVNGGSFLVRKGEIKFQEEKTVFADSSIFKVLGFKLLKGNPETALKNQLSLVFTEKAARKYFGDTDPVGKTLLLSGEGFPAIVTGVMEDIPENSQIKGDMFVSMSTLTQKFNKGIDQEWGNFGATTYLLLKPGTSGKALEKKLPGFLKNRAGKLMNELNMHYTLFLEPLRDVHLRSTRGSDDSGSMNNVYIFSVVAVFILLIACINFVNLTTARSVERAREVGIRKVVGAQKWLVARQFLSESILLCLIAFIFAVVLSAALIPLFNNLSGKIISEGILHNLPFVGGLFLASIIIGAVAGIYPALVLSSFEPVVVLKGRFTTSLKGVLLRKGLVSVQFAISIALIIATIVVYTQMNFMRNRDLGFSKDQMLIVNSEGDPKKEAFKESLRNLTGVKSTATSSSVPGSGNPGAYSEIENKSGDLQIANLDLYFVDFDYINQFKLKMVAGRPFEREFGTDTTQAMVINEAAVKLFGYSSPEQAIGRRFRQWGREGKIIGVVKDFHFRALHEPIKPLTMRIETRNSDLVSVKIDGGNVKGTVAAIESKWKSIMPNRPFSYYFMDEFFDRQYRSEERFEKLFFNFAILAIFISCLGLLGLASYSTMQRTKEIGVRKVMGASVGSIVGLLSQDFLKLVLIAFVVASPIAYYGMYKWLQNFAYRTDIHWWIFLIAAFLSTAIAFVTVSFQSIRAALTNPVKSLRSE; from the coding sequence GTGTTCAAAAACTATCTGAAAGTCGCCTTTCGTAATCTCTGGAAACATAAGATTTTTTCATTTATCAATATTATGGGCCTGACGGTAGGGATGTCGGCTTGTTTTTTGATATTCCTGTATGTCTACTTCGAGCTGAGCTACGATGCTTTCAATACCAAAGCCGACCGGGTTTACAGATTGGTGACCGATATAAAAACCCCTTCCGAGACCCTCAACACAGGCAGTACTTCCTGGGCGTTTGCACCCAACATTAAAATCGATTTTCCGGAAGTCGAAGCCTTTACGCGCGTCAACGGCGGCAGCTTTTTAGTCAGGAAAGGGGAAATCAAATTTCAGGAAGAGAAAACCGTATTTGCGGATTCCAGCATTTTTAAGGTATTGGGATTTAAATTATTAAAAGGAAACCCGGAGACGGCGCTGAAAAACCAGCTAAGCCTTGTTTTTACTGAAAAAGCGGCCAGGAAATACTTCGGCGATACCGATCCGGTTGGAAAAACTTTGCTCTTGTCGGGTGAAGGCTTCCCCGCGATTGTTACCGGCGTGATGGAAGATATCCCTGAAAATTCACAGATCAAGGGGGATATGTTCGTGTCTATGTCGACGCTGACACAGAAATTCAATAAGGGGATTGATCAGGAGTGGGGTAATTTCGGCGCTACGACCTACCTGCTTTTAAAACCGGGAACAAGCGGAAAAGCTTTGGAGAAAAAGCTTCCGGGATTTCTCAAAAACCGCGCAGGAAAGCTCATGAACGAGCTGAATATGCATTACACGCTTTTTCTCGAACCGCTTCGGGATGTGCACCTGCGCTCAACCCGCGGCTCGGACGATTCGGGCAGTATGAACAACGTATATATCTTTTCGGTTGTGGCCGTATTCATCCTGCTGATTGCCTGCATCAATTTTGTAAACCTCACTACGGCACGCTCCGTTGAAAGGGCGAGGGAAGTGGGCATCCGCAAAGTTGTTGGTGCCCAGAAGTGGCTGGTTGCCAGGCAGTTTCTCAGCGAATCAATCTTACTCTGCCTGATCGCATTCATTTTTGCCGTGGTTTTATCCGCTGCCTTGATCCCTTTGTTCAACAACCTGTCCGGCAAGATCATCAGTGAAGGCATCCTGCATAACCTTCCTTTTGTCGGTGGTTTATTCCTGGCTTCGATCATCATCGGAGCTGTTGCGGGCATTTATCCTGCACTGGTTTTGTCTTCTTTTGAACCGGTCGTGGTGCTGAAAGGGCGTTTTACTACCAGCCTCAAAGGGGTGTTACTGCGGAAAGGACTGGTGTCGGTTCAGTTTGCCATTTCTATTGCGCTGATTATCGCAACAATTGTGGTTTATACGCAAATGAACTTCATGCGCAACCGCGATCTGGGTTTTAGCAAGGACCAGATGCTGATCGTCAATTCGGAAGGAGATCCTAAGAAAGAAGCATTCAAGGAATCACTCCGGAATTTGACAGGCGTGAAGTCAACGGCCACTTCTTCCAGCGTACCGGGAAGCGGGAACCCGGGAGCCTATTCGGAAATAGAAAATAAAAGCGGCGACCTGCAGATTGCCAATCTGGACCTGTATTTTGTGGATTTCGATTATATCAATCAGTTTAAGCTCAAAATGGTAGCAGGCCGGCCTTTTGAAAGGGAATTCGGCACAGACACGACCCAGGCCATGGTGATTAACGAAGCGGCTGTTAAACTCTTCGGCTACAGTTCTCCCGAGCAGGCAATCGGCCGCCGTTTCAGGCAATGGGGAAGAGAAGGAAAAATCATTGGCGTCGTGAAGGACTTTCATTTCAGGGCACTTCACGAGCCTATCAAGCCCCTAACCATGCGGATTGAGACAAGAAATTCGGACCTTGTTTCGGTTAAGATCGATGGTGGCAATGTCAAAGGCACGGTTGCGGCGATTGAAAGCAAATGGAAATCCATCATGCCTAACCGCCCGTTCAGCTACTATTTCATGGATGAGTTCTTCGATCGCCAATACCGCAGTGAAGAACGTTTCGAAAAGCTGTTTTTCAACTTTGCAATCCTGGCCATTTTCATCTCCTGTTTAGGATTACTCGGATTGGCTTCTTACAGCACGATGCAGCGCACGAAGGAAATTGGCGTCCGGAAAGTGATGGGCGCGTCAGTAGGCAGCATTGTGGGATTGCTTTCCCAGGATTTTTTAAAACTTGTCCTGATCGCTTTCGTTGTCGCCTCGCCGATCGCTTATTACGGCATGTACAAATGGCTGCAAAACTTCGCCTACCGCACTGACATCCACTGGTGGATATTCCTGATTGCGGCATTTTTGTCAACAGCCATCGCTTTCGTGACGGTAAGTTTTCAAAGTATCAGGGCAGCATTGACGAATCCGGTAAAGTCCTTGCGAAGCGAATAA
- a CDS encoding zinc-dependent alcohol dehydrogenase, which produces MKSLVYSGNKTFTVQDSEKQELQAGDVRLKVAYCGVCGTDVHIYHGNMDQRVQIPQVIGHEVSAEIDAIGADVTGWAIGDKVAVRPLKPGAEDPSDNDCNHIGKNLKFIGIDTVGGMQSYWNVPAYTLHRLPENLSLREGAMIEPLAVACHDVRLGEVKAGEYVAVIGGGPIGMLVALVARQKGANVLISEVNPTRIELAESLGLKTVNPLEKDLAAEVATFSNGAMADVVFEVSGTQAGVHVMTQLPKARGRIVMVAIHAQPKPVDLFRFFWRELKLIGARVYEPRDFEEAIALAANGDIPLSALITEVAPLENGQQVFEMIDNNPAGMKYLLQCS; this is translated from the coding sequence ATGAAATCACTAGTATATTCTGGAAATAAAACATTTACGGTTCAGGACTCCGAGAAGCAGGAATTGCAGGCTGGGGACGTTCGCTTGAAAGTGGCTTACTGCGGCGTTTGCGGCACGGACGTGCACATCTATCATGGTAATATGGACCAGCGGGTGCAAATTCCTCAGGTGATCGGGCACGAGGTTTCTGCGGAAATCGATGCGATCGGAGCGGACGTGACAGGCTGGGCGATTGGCGATAAAGTAGCCGTGCGTCCGCTGAAACCCGGAGCCGAAGATCCTTCTGATAACGACTGCAACCACATCGGAAAGAACCTCAAATTCATCGGTATCGACACCGTGGGCGGGATGCAATCGTACTGGAACGTGCCGGCTTACACGTTACACCGGCTACCCGAAAACCTTTCGCTGCGGGAGGGCGCGATGATCGAACCGTTGGCGGTAGCTTGTCACGATGTCCGCCTTGGAGAAGTAAAAGCCGGGGAGTATGTTGCCGTGATCGGTGGCGGGCCGATCGGAATGCTCGTTGCATTGGTTGCGCGGCAAAAAGGCGCGAATGTGCTGATCTCCGAAGTAAACCCGACACGCATTGAACTGGCGGAATCGCTGGGTTTGAAAACGGTTAACCCATTGGAAAAAGATCTGGCGGCCGAAGTAGCTACCTTCTCAAATGGCGCCATGGCGGATGTGGTTTTTGAAGTTTCCGGTACCCAGGCCGGCGTGCATGTGATGACGCAATTACCGAAAGCCAGAGGTCGCATTGTGATGGTGGCCATTCATGCTCAGCCAAAGCCGGTTGATCTGTTCCGGTTTTTCTGGCGTGAACTGAAACTGATCGGGGCGAGGGTATATGAGCCGCGGGATTTCGAAGAAGCGATTGCGCTGGCGGCAAATGGCGACATTCCGTTGAGCGCATTGATTACCGAAGTAGCCCCGCTGGAAAACGGGCAGCAGGTTTTTGAGATGATCGATAATAACCCGGCAGGTATGAAGTACCTGTTGCAATGCTCGTAG